A stretch of Pseudoclavibacter chungangensis DNA encodes these proteins:
- a CDS encoding GntR family transcriptional regulator yields the protein MQSGFELPWRRTDGALADRAAATVARRIVTGEIPPGELLTEAQVADLAGASRTPAREAMLQLANWRLVELKPKRGALVTTISPAVRRDLLEVRTMLETAAVRHLAERPDEQRRELGERLSASLARQTRAIADGDHLAFAEQDHAFHATIVAAWGNAVVAETMAAYGPRLARLIADTVTEHPESVDRFVEEHAALAALAESGDTEAFSNAIRAHVRVGHLVSEVA from the coding sequence ATGCAGAGCGGATTCGAACTTCCCTGGCGCCGGACGGACGGCGCCCTCGCCGATCGCGCGGCGGCCACCGTCGCGCGCCGGATCGTCACCGGGGAGATCCCGCCGGGTGAGCTCCTCACCGAAGCGCAGGTCGCCGACCTCGCCGGCGCGAGCCGCACGCCCGCTCGCGAGGCCATGCTCCAGCTCGCGAACTGGCGCCTCGTCGAGCTCAAGCCGAAGCGCGGGGCGCTCGTCACGACGATCTCCCCCGCGGTGCGCCGCGATCTGCTCGAAGTGCGGACGATGCTCGAGACCGCCGCGGTCCGCCACCTCGCGGAACGACCGGACGAACAGCGACGCGAACTCGGCGAGCGCCTCTCGGCCTCCCTCGCGCGGCAGACGAGGGCGATCGCCGACGGCGACCACCTCGCGTTCGCGGAGCAGGATCACGCATTCCACGCGACGATCGTCGCGGCCTGGGGCAACGCCGTCGTCGCCGAGACGATGGCGGCGTACGGGCCGCGGCTCGCGCGCCTCATCGCGGACACGGTCACGGAGCACCCCGAGTCGGTCGATCGCTTCGTCGAGGAGCACGCCGCGCTCGCCGCCCTCGCCGAGTCCGGCGACACCGAGGCGTTCTCGAACGCCATCCGGGCGCACGTCCGCGTCGGCCATCTCGTGAGCGAGGTCGCATGA
- a CDS encoding acyltransferase family protein — MSILEARDARSRVRPAEAERSPRVRHDRDLSIDVARAWCLLVVVVLHASMVGIGVVRGGLVVGNALEGWDGFASASWFVQVMPLFFVLGGASGYLHWTRVERDGGGRRAFVADRVRRLLVPAVGAAAAVVVLLVVLSIVGVDGSLVAEAGFRASQPLWFLGVYLLCSCAVPLAVAAHRARPATTFAVLVGAAALVEVLRVVGAPPIVAVANLLFVWLLVQQLGFLLADGTIDRVPRDVLLPGAVVAVAVALAMCSWGVGSFDLIAALNPPSAVLVVVGIAQLLVFAALRPTLRRLARRRGIGRVVRAVNERAMTIYAWHMLALLGLAGLLATSGLPLPDPLGSEWWATRPLWLLASLVAVATVVAFAGGIELRRGPSSRSAVRGGRLRVATAVTVASVGTLGVLVSGGAILGWLIALAGWSAAIASLRSGSGREAAAPSRAER, encoded by the coding sequence ATGTCCATTCTCGAAGCGCGCGACGCTCGGTCGCGTGTCCGGCCGGCAGAGGCCGAGCGGTCACCACGCGTTCGCCACGATCGTGACCTCTCGATCGACGTGGCACGGGCGTGGTGCCTGCTCGTCGTGGTCGTGCTGCACGCCTCGATGGTCGGTATCGGGGTCGTCCGGGGAGGCCTCGTCGTCGGGAACGCGCTCGAGGGGTGGGACGGATTCGCGAGCGCGAGCTGGTTCGTCCAGGTCATGCCGCTGTTCTTCGTCCTCGGTGGCGCGAGCGGGTACCTGCACTGGACCCGCGTGGAGCGCGACGGCGGTGGTCGGCGGGCGTTCGTCGCCGATCGCGTGCGGCGGTTGCTCGTCCCCGCCGTGGGTGCGGCGGCTGCCGTCGTCGTCCTGCTCGTGGTGCTCTCGATCGTGGGCGTGGACGGTTCGCTCGTGGCCGAGGCGGGATTCCGCGCGAGTCAACCGCTCTGGTTCCTCGGGGTGTACCTCCTCTGTTCGTGCGCCGTGCCGCTCGCCGTCGCGGCGCACCGGGCTCGCCCGGCGACGACGTTCGCGGTGCTCGTCGGAGCCGCCGCACTCGTCGAGGTGCTGCGCGTCGTGGGCGCGCCACCGATCGTCGCGGTCGCGAATCTGCTGTTCGTGTGGCTGCTCGTCCAACAGCTCGGCTTCCTGCTCGCCGACGGCACGATCGACCGCGTGCCGAGGGACGTGCTGCTCCCCGGTGCGGTCGTGGCGGTCGCGGTGGCGCTCGCGATGTGTTCGTGGGGTGTCGGGTCGTTCGATCTGATCGCCGCGCTCAACCCGCCGTCGGCCGTGCTCGTCGTCGTCGGGATCGCGCAGCTCCTCGTCTTCGCCGCCCTGCGTCCGACACTCCGCAGGCTGGCCCGCCGACGCGGCATCGGGCGCGTGGTTCGTGCCGTGAACGAACGGGCGATGACGATCTACGCGTGGCACATGCTCGCGCTGCTCGGCCTCGCCGGGCTCCTCGCGACGTCGGGGCTGCCCCTGCCCGACCCGCTCGGGTCCGAGTGGTGGGCGACGCGCCCGCTCTGGCTCCTCGCGTCGCTCGTGGCCGTCGCGACCGTCGTCGCGTTCGCGGGAGGGATCGAGCTGCGGCGAGGGCCCTCGTCGCGATCGGCGGTGCGCGGTGGACGGTTGCGCGTCGCGACGGCAGTCACCGTCGCGTCCGTTGGGACGCTCGGCGTGCTCGTGTCGGGCGGCGCGATCCTCGGGTGGCTCATCGCGCTGGCGGGGTGGAGTGCCGCGATCGCATCCCTCCGGTCAGGATCCGGGCGTGAGGCCGCTGCGCCGAGCCGTGCGGAACGGTGA
- a CDS encoding thioester domain-containing protein — protein sequence MEQSIGTSKVRDVHGRLITVGRAILVGSAAAALALGGLFAGAISANATPPAEGGSSATTSINTAITSLPVGEFEATACLGSTNIDPATGQGSTPWGKSALLVSGERLTNFNDGHVVVLYDNTGSTNSGGTPLCAVRFVEGVGAVSTWMYCTDLGKDSCGRTGRDGELLAGNGTELKPLENLDTNPKLSADDELLISWIVTHGFTDRSGTHHAATIDSSTDSRYKVSQAVWCISDGAGGSNCRANTFPDGWQESTLEEMRSEAKLELTSPDQGAHLQVGQTTSFTIETNLLNRPLDVQVEGAEPGDLHVVNGAATIADGKLTVTESPVTFEYTPTSETGFTVGVEALVPRPDEINWHQSPGGVARSFGCQIFSTFDSVAPTQLAAAVEVGFEAVPEETPTVTPTTPASVPPAESTPPASSTPPAAAPPTEATPTASATIPPAVPTTTTPNESLATTGGTFEGAPFLVGTIAALGAGFALVLVARRRRAGQADSE from the coding sequence ATGGAGCAGTCCATCGGGACCTCGAAGGTCCGCGACGTCCACGGACGTCTGATCACAGTCGGAAGGGCCATCCTGGTGGGCTCCGCCGCTGCCGCGCTCGCGCTCGGAGGCCTGTTCGCCGGTGCGATCAGCGCCAACGCGACGCCACCCGCCGAGGGCGGGAGCTCGGCCACGACATCGATCAACACCGCGATCACCTCGCTGCCCGTCGGTGAGTTCGAAGCTACCGCGTGCCTCGGCTCCACGAATATCGATCCCGCGACGGGGCAGGGCTCGACGCCGTGGGGCAAGTCGGCGCTCCTCGTCTCGGGTGAACGACTCACGAACTTCAACGACGGCCACGTCGTCGTGCTCTACGACAACACGGGCTCGACGAACTCGGGCGGCACGCCCCTGTGCGCGGTCAGGTTCGTCGAGGGTGTCGGCGCGGTCTCCACGTGGATGTACTGCACCGACCTCGGCAAGGACTCGTGCGGCCGCACCGGCCGGGACGGTGAACTGCTCGCCGGGAACGGCACCGAGCTGAAGCCGCTCGAGAACCTCGACACGAACCCGAAGCTCTCGGCCGACGACGAGCTGCTCATCTCGTGGATCGTCACGCACGGCTTCACCGACCGCAGCGGCACACACCACGCCGCCACGATCGACTCCTCGACCGATTCGCGCTACAAGGTCTCGCAGGCCGTGTGGTGCATCAGCGACGGCGCCGGCGGCAGCAACTGCCGCGCGAACACCTTCCCCGACGGGTGGCAGGAGAGCACGCTCGAAGAGATGCGCTCGGAGGCGAAGCTCGAGCTCACCTCGCCCGACCAGGGCGCCCACCTCCAGGTCGGCCAGACGACCTCCTTCACGATCGAGACGAACCTGCTGAACCGTCCGCTCGACGTCCAGGTCGAAGGTGCCGAGCCCGGTGATCTGCACGTCGTGAACGGTGCCGCGACGATCGCGGACGGCAAGCTCACGGTGACCGAGTCGCCCGTCACGTTCGAGTACACGCCGACGTCCGAGACCGGCTTCACGGTCGGGGTCGAGGCGCTCGTCCCACGTCCGGACGAGATCAACTGGCACCAGTCGCCCGGTGGCGTCGCCCGCTCGTTCGGCTGCCAGATCTTCTCGACGTTCGACTCGGTCGCGCCCACGCAGCTCGCCGCGGCCGTCGAGGTCGGTTTCGAGGCAGTTCCGGAGGAGACGCCGACCGTGACGCCGACGACGCCCGCCTCGGTCCCGCCCGCCGAGTCGACGCCGCCCGCTTCGAGCACGCCGCCCGCCGCGGCGCCGCCCACCGAGGCCACGCCGACCGCATCCGCGACGATTCCGCCGGCCGTGCCGACGACGACCACGCCGAACGAGTCGCTCGCGACGACCGGTGGCACGTTCGAGGGCGCACCGTTCCTCGTCGGAACGATCGCGGCGCTCGGTGCCGGTTTCGCACTCGTGCTCGTCGCGCGTCGACGCCGCGCGGGTCAGGCCGACTCGGAGTAA
- a CDS encoding ATP-binding protein yields MLALVWGLFRRRHQEPAAATGGGGPSGDAESRDEQATAPVPDLSAVRERLEAEQREADEGFVEARGRGAEAPKPSDDERGATSWVADAVANRAGSRPGRNAQPDVDAGTESPEIAAARAERDEAARAEAAERAEALAAVHETWLDALAVVGGPAPLLYFSDEPGTLIELTSAHPGGIAPLMAGKTVALSNLVRENSAFRAARAAADLIAQKGGELVSGRGMGTLSLATGIAEWTHDDVHHRAPVLTRPVGLRRIGRDYEVVVKGQTHVNASLVRAIAEQFGVRLVPRELLELVRGTDAFLPQAVFDRVRSETARIPGFTVSARAVVSSFGDVADAMLRDATRLDHPMLRALAGDPSAVVALERASGGPGEATKDSRPDRPAPDRRDPATDRLLLDADGEQERVVDAIAAGGSLVVDAMPGTGLTQTVVNAIGTLVADGRRVLVVSPRSASLRAIRMRFRAIGLDGLALTPRTLRRDAIAAISRNERAAKPDVGEIDDALVRLRHVLADYRAAMTRPDPVLGVTVVETLDELARLELGDRPPSTTARLDRTAIEALAAGRDEVAMQLREVGTLGQFRYGPDDSPWYGVAFESTEDANLAQRTARELADGEVADVVEEAQRLVGRTRLRSAETFAELGIYLRLLLDIRETLDRFKPEVFDRSLAELIQATAPRRDAGDMTSARKRQLRQLARDYVRPGVTVPDLHENLQLVQRQRILWQRYVTDGSTPTVPTGIAESRAEHRAVAERLRIVDGPLVEAGAPSLIDVPLDELQERLDELAAESEVLDNLVERLRITERLHGLGLEPLLVDLADRHVPADELAAELELAWWQSVLEDLLERDKSLLNANTRVLTRLEGDFRLVDQAHTEASAAQLAWQLAEEWKIALVDHEEQAGELRQLLRRAGLSSARLAAQAGAVSEPLTHVWLTTPYDVPLVSDAIEFDTVVLVDAAAVSLPEVVGAIRRGRQLVAFGDPVTQFPSPFSIAVRTTGDGVGPEEGLSEDEVRESVAASAYAKLAALVPEHRLTHSYRAGGEDLAELVNRRFYEGRIRSMPWAGTFLGFPSLSYSFVEGGSGMPDPVSGAVDSTDAEVTRVVELVIDHAIHRPRESLMVVSASPRHALRVQQAVYSAASKRAELAPFFTEERGEPFISTTIERSTAQSRDRVILSVGYGRTPHGRVLSDFGVLGTAMGERALAVAMTRARRSLVIVSSIRPGEMDPSRMSRGTLGLAQILGEAEQQLALPERTSEDAAPMLLDLARRLEDFGMRVELDHRGRIPLAAAYGGRAIAIDTDGTDADVIGDVEPTLRESLRLRPELLKRLGWYYLRVHSFELFANPDAVARRVATALQVPLPSESTALPASGRRGEVAGSTGIGAVELSEADELAASEEALARASRPHLPRAEPDARREPDERREDDGQREPDDDGH; encoded by the coding sequence ATGTTGGCACTCGTGTGGGGCCTGTTCCGGAGACGTCATCAAGAGCCCGCCGCGGCGACGGGCGGCGGGGGGCCGTCCGGCGACGCCGAATCGCGTGACGAGCAGGCGACCGCTCCCGTCCCCGACCTGAGCGCCGTGCGCGAACGACTCGAAGCCGAACAGCGCGAGGCCGATGAGGGATTCGTCGAGGCGCGCGGTCGCGGAGCAGAGGCCCCGAAGCCGAGCGACGACGAGCGCGGGGCCACGTCGTGGGTCGCCGACGCCGTCGCGAATCGCGCCGGGTCGCGGCCCGGCCGCAACGCCCAACCCGACGTCGACGCCGGTACGGAGTCGCCGGAGATCGCGGCAGCACGCGCGGAACGCGACGAGGCGGCCCGCGCCGAAGCGGCCGAACGCGCCGAGGCGCTCGCAGCCGTGCACGAGACGTGGCTCGACGCGCTCGCGGTCGTGGGTGGCCCCGCACCCCTGCTCTACTTCAGTGACGAGCCCGGCACCCTCATCGAACTGACGAGTGCGCACCCCGGCGGCATCGCCCCGCTCATGGCCGGCAAGACGGTCGCGCTCAGCAACCTCGTGCGGGAGAACAGCGCGTTCCGCGCGGCGCGCGCCGCCGCCGACCTCATCGCCCAGAAGGGCGGCGAACTCGTCTCCGGCCGCGGCATGGGCACGCTGAGTCTCGCGACGGGCATCGCGGAATGGACACACGACGACGTCCACCACCGCGCCCCGGTCCTCACTCGTCCCGTCGGCCTGCGGCGCATCGGTCGCGACTACGAGGTCGTCGTCAAGGGCCAGACCCACGTCAACGCATCGCTCGTGCGTGCGATCGCCGAGCAGTTCGGCGTCCGCCTCGTGCCTCGCGAGCTGCTCGAACTCGTGCGCGGAACCGACGCGTTCCTGCCCCAGGCGGTGTTCGATCGGGTCCGCTCGGAGACCGCCCGGATCCCCGGCTTCACCGTCTCGGCGCGTGCCGTCGTCTCGAGCTTCGGCGACGTCGCCGACGCGATGCTCCGCGACGCGACCCGGCTCGACCACCCCATGCTCCGCGCGCTCGCGGGTGATCCGTCGGCCGTGGTCGCTCTCGAACGTGCGAGCGGCGGACCCGGTGAGGCCACGAAGGATTCGAGGCCGGACCGTCCGGCACCCGACCGACGGGATCCCGCGACCGATCGGCTGCTTCTCGACGCCGACGGTGAGCAGGAGCGCGTCGTCGACGCGATCGCGGCCGGCGGGTCGCTCGTCGTCGACGCCATGCCGGGCACGGGGTTGACCCAGACCGTCGTCAACGCGATCGGGACGCTCGTCGCCGACGGCCGTCGCGTCCTCGTCGTGAGTCCGCGCTCGGCGAGCCTCCGCGCGATCCGGATGCGATTCCGGGCGATCGGCCTCGACGGTCTCGCCCTGACGCCTCGCACCCTACGCCGGGACGCGATCGCCGCGATCTCGCGCAACGAGCGTGCGGCGAAGCCGGACGTCGGTGAGATCGACGACGCGCTCGTGCGGCTACGGCACGTCCTCGCCGACTACCGGGCCGCCATGACGCGCCCGGATCCGGTGCTCGGTGTCACGGTCGTGGAGACGCTCGACGAGCTCGCGCGCCTCGAGCTCGGCGACCGGCCGCCGTCGACCACGGCACGCCTCGATCGCACGGCCATCGAAGCCCTCGCGGCGGGTCGCGACGAGGTGGCGATGCAATTGCGTGAGGTCGGGACCCTCGGCCAGTTCCGGTACGGTCCCGACGACTCGCCGTGGTACGGCGTCGCGTTCGAGTCGACCGAGGACGCGAATCTCGCGCAGCGCACCGCCCGCGAGCTCGCCGACGGGGAGGTCGCCGATGTCGTCGAGGAGGCGCAGCGGCTCGTGGGGCGAACGCGATTGCGTTCCGCCGAGACCTTCGCCGAGCTCGGGATCTACCTGCGTCTGCTGCTCGACATCCGCGAGACGCTCGATCGCTTCAAGCCCGAGGTCTTCGACCGCTCGCTGGCGGAGCTGATCCAGGCCACTGCTCCGCGTCGCGATGCGGGCGACATGACGTCGGCACGCAAACGGCAATTGCGGCAGCTCGCTCGTGACTACGTGCGCCCCGGCGTGACGGTGCCGGACCTGCACGAGAACCTGCAGCTCGTTCAGCGTCAGCGCATCCTGTGGCAGCGTTACGTGACGGACGGCTCGACACCGACCGTGCCGACCGGCATCGCCGAATCGCGCGCCGAGCACCGTGCCGTCGCGGAGCGTCTTCGCATCGTCGATGGTCCGCTCGTCGAAGCCGGAGCCCCGTCGCTCATTGACGTCCCCCTCGACGAGTTGCAGGAACGGCTCGACGAGCTCGCGGCCGAGAGCGAGGTGCTCGACAACCTCGTCGAGCGTCTGCGCATCACCGAACGACTCCACGGTCTCGGTCTCGAACCGCTGCTCGTCGATCTCGCCGACCGTCATGTCCCGGCCGACGAACTCGCCGCGGAACTCGAGCTCGCGTGGTGGCAATCGGTCCTCGAAGATCTGCTCGAGCGCGACAAGTCGCTCCTCAACGCGAACACCCGCGTGCTCACGCGCCTCGAGGGCGACTTCCGGCTCGTCGATCAGGCGCACACCGAAGCGAGTGCCGCGCAACTCGCGTGGCAGCTCGCGGAGGAGTGGAAGATCGCTCTCGTCGATCACGAGGAACAGGCGGGGGAGCTGCGGCAATTGCTGCGTCGGGCCGGGCTCTCGTCGGCTCGCCTGGCCGCGCAGGCCGGCGCGGTCTCGGAACCCCTCACGCACGTCTGGCTGACGACGCCCTACGACGTCCCACTCGTCTCGGACGCCATCGAGTTCGACACCGTCGTCCTCGTCGACGCCGCCGCAGTGTCGCTCCCCGAGGTCGTCGGCGCGATCCGGCGCGGGCGACAGCTCGTCGCGTTCGGCGACCCCGTCACGCAGTTCCCGTCGCCCTTCTCGATCGCCGTCCGGACGACGGGCGACGGCGTCGGGCCGGAGGAGGGCCTCAGCGAGGACGAGGTGCGGGAGTCCGTTGCGGCCTCCGCCTACGCGAAGCTCGCGGCACTCGTCCCCGAACACCGACTCACGCACAGCTACCGGGCCGGCGGGGAGGACCTCGCCGAACTCGTGAACCGCCGCTTCTACGAGGGCCGTATCAGATCGATGCCGTGGGCCGGCACCTTCCTCGGGTTCCCGAGCCTGTCCTACTCGTTCGTCGAGGGCGGGTCGGGCATGCCCGACCCGGTCTCCGGTGCGGTCGACTCGACCGATGCAGAGGTGACCCGTGTCGTCGAACTCGTGATCGATCACGCGATCCATCGGCCACGCGAATCGCTCATGGTCGTGAGTGCGTCCCCCCGCCACGCCCTCCGGGTCCAGCAGGCGGTCTATTCGGCGGCGTCGAAGCGGGCCGAGCTCGCACCGTTCTTCACGGAGGAGCGCGGGGAGCCGTTCATCTCGACGACGATCGAGCGATCCACCGCGCAATCCCGCGACCGCGTCATCCTCTCGGTCGGCTACGGTCGCACACCGCACGGCCGCGTGCTGTCGGACTTCGGCGTGCTCGGCACGGCGATGGGGGAGCGGGCGCTCGCCGTCGCGATGACCCGCGCGCGCCGTTCGCTCGTGATCGTCTCGAGCATCCGTCCGGGGGAGATGGACCCGTCGCGGATGTCGCGGGGCACGCTCGGCCTCGCGCAGATCCTCGGCGAGGCGGAGCAACAGCTCGCGCTCCCGGAGCGGACGAGCGAGGACGCGGCCCCGATGCTGCTCGATCTCGCGCGACGGCTCGAGGACTTCGGGATGCGCGTGGAACTCGACCATCGTGGACGCATTCCGCTCGCCGCCGCGTACGGTGGCCGAGCGATCGCGATCGACACGGACGGAACGGATGCCGACGTCATCGGCGACGTCGAGCCGACGCTGCGCGAGTCGCTTCGACTCCGGCCCGAGCTGTTGAAGCGGCTCGGCTGGTACTACCTGCGCGTCCACTCCTTCGAGCTGTTCGCCAACCCCGATGCGGTCGCGCGTCGCGTCGCAACCGCGCTCCAGGTGCCGCTGCCGTCGGAATCCACCGCGCTACCGGCATCGGGGAGGCGAGGCGAGGTCGCGGGAAGCACGGGAATCGGTGCGGTGGAGCTGAGCGAGGCCGACGAGCTCGCAGCCTCGGAGGAGGCGCTCGCACGGGCGTCACGTCCGCACCTGCCACGCGCCGAGCCCGACGCGCGACGCGAGCCCGATGAGCGACGCGAGGACGACGGGCAGCGCGAGCCGGACGACGACGGGCACTGA
- a CDS encoding MFS transporter, with the protein MSTATGSLSTGTVPTVGTAPRAWLRLAPSVFMLAWGGNHFTPLIAMYEGLGGYSAWQANLLLSTYVAGLVPGLLVAGPLSDRFGRRWVWLAGMICGLIASVMLAPGLHHYLLLCAGRVLAGVGVGVAMSVGTSWMKELSSAPFDTKASSTAGARRPSLTLTLGFGLGAGVTGLLAQWAPLPDVLPYLVHATLSVVALVLGLSVPETHRPGPIPSPEVERRRLIPLHHRSRFRGIVVPLAPWVFGAAGVAYAVLPAAVADRLGSYTTLYATLLTVLALGSGAVVQSFVPAIDARVRGGASWLGLALMTLGMGAAALASLTDSPFAAAAVAVLLGCAYGVCMVAGLLEIQRISHPDDLATLTGVYYSLAYAGFLLPTVLAILLPSIPYFESLAVVTGISALCLVIVIRTLRPRRHPAD; encoded by the coding sequence ATGAGCACCGCGACCGGAAGCCTCTCGACCGGCACCGTCCCCACCGTCGGCACCGCGCCGCGCGCGTGGCTGCGCCTCGCGCCGTCCGTCTTCATGCTGGCGTGGGGCGGCAACCACTTCACGCCGCTCATCGCGATGTACGAGGGGCTCGGCGGCTACAGCGCCTGGCAGGCGAACCTCCTGCTGAGCACCTATGTCGCGGGTCTCGTCCCGGGCCTGCTCGTCGCCGGCCCGCTCTCCGACCGCTTCGGTCGCCGTTGGGTGTGGCTCGCCGGAATGATCTGCGGGCTCATCGCGAGCGTGATGCTCGCACCGGGGCTCCACCACTACCTCCTGCTGTGCGCCGGGCGCGTCCTCGCGGGTGTCGGCGTCGGCGTCGCGATGTCGGTCGGGACGAGCTGGATGAAGGAGCTGTCGAGCGCCCCGTTCGACACGAAGGCATCGAGCACCGCCGGGGCTCGGCGTCCCTCGCTCACCCTCACACTCGGGTTCGGACTCGGCGCCGGGGTCACGGGGCTTCTCGCCCAGTGGGCCCCCCTGCCCGATGTGCTGCCCTACCTCGTTCACGCGACGCTCTCCGTCGTCGCGCTCGTCCTCGGCCTGTCCGTCCCCGAGACGCACCGCCCCGGCCCGATCCCGTCCCCGGAGGTCGAGCGCCGCCGCCTCATCCCGCTCCACCACCGCTCCCGGTTCCGCGGCATCGTCGTGCCCCTCGCACCGTGGGTGTTCGGCGCGGCGGGCGTGGCCTACGCCGTGCTCCCCGCCGCGGTCGCCGACCGGCTCGGCTCGTACACGACCCTCTACGCGACCCTCCTCACGGTCCTCGCGCTCGGCTCCGGTGCCGTCGTCCAGTCGTTCGTCCCCGCGATCGACGCGCGGGTGCGAGGCGGGGCGAGCTGGCTCGGACTCGCGCTCATGACCCTCGGCATGGGCGCGGCCGCGCTCGCGAGCCTCACCGACTCACCCTTCGCGGCGGCCGCCGTCGCGGTGCTGCTCGGGTGCGCGTACGGCGTGTGCATGGTTGCGGGCCTGCTCGAGATCCAGCGCATCTCCCACCCCGACGACCTCGCGACCCTCACGGGCGTCTACTACTCGCTCGCCTACGCCGGCTTCCTCCTGCCGACCGTCCTCGCGATCCTCCTCCCGAGCATTCCGTACTTCGAATCGCTCGCCGTCGTCACGGGCATCAGCGCGCTGTGCCTCGTCATCGTGATCCGCACGCTGCGACCCCGACGACACCCCGCCGACTGA
- a CDS encoding MDR family oxidoreductase has protein sequence MRAVLIESKGDAARIVDVDEAELLDGDVELDVLASSLNYKDGLALAGRGIVRSWPMIPGIDIVGRVTASRSDAWKPGDVVVLNGDGAGETRLGGFATRARVRPDALVALPEGLTPGQAAAVGTAGFTAMIGVLALEDAGVEPGGEVLVTGAAGGVGSIAISLLAGRGYRVVASTGRADSEREYLQGLGAAEVIDRAALGDELGGPLQRQRWAGAIDSVGSTTLANVLAQTVYGGTVVACGLAQGADLPTTVMPFILRGVTLTGANSVDAPRALRERAWAAIAAELDRDVLDSLTTTIGLEDTPAKAVEILEGRVRGRTVVDLSR, from the coding sequence ATGCGCGCGGTGCTGATCGAATCGAAGGGTGATGCGGCCCGGATCGTCGACGTGGACGAGGCGGAGCTGCTCGACGGGGATGTCGAGCTGGATGTCCTCGCGTCGAGTTTGAACTACAAGGACGGCCTCGCGCTCGCGGGACGGGGGATCGTCCGATCCTGGCCGATGATCCCGGGGATCGACATCGTCGGACGGGTGACCGCGTCCCGGTCCGACGCGTGGAAGCCGGGAGACGTCGTGGTGCTCAACGGTGACGGTGCGGGTGAGACGCGGCTCGGCGGCTTCGCGACGCGAGCACGGGTCCGGCCGGATGCCCTCGTCGCCCTGCCGGAGGGGCTGACGCCCGGGCAGGCGGCGGCCGTCGGGACGGCCGGTTTCACGGCCATGATCGGCGTGCTCGCGCTCGAGGACGCCGGTGTCGAGCCCGGTGGCGAGGTGCTCGTCACGGGAGCGGCGGGCGGTGTCGGCTCGATCGCGATCTCGCTCCTCGCGGGTCGCGGGTACCGCGTCGTGGCTTCGACCGGACGTGCGGACTCGGAGCGCGAGTACCTGCAGGGTCTCGGCGCGGCGGAGGTGATCGACCGGGCGGCGCTCGGTGATGAGCTCGGTGGGCCGCTGCAGCGGCAGCGGTGGGCGGGCGCGATCGATTCGGTCGGCAGCACGACGCTCGCGAACGTGCTCGCGCAGACGGTCTACGGCGGCACGGTCGTGGCGTGCGGGCTCGCGCAGGGGGCCGATCTGCCCACGACGGTCATGCCGTTCATCCTGCGCGGCGTCACCCTGACGGGCGCGAACTCCGTCGATGCGCCGCGTGCACTGCGCGAGCGGGCCTGGGCGGCGATCGCGGCCGAACTGGATCGGGACGTCCTCGATTCGCTCACGACCACGATCGGTCTCGAGGACACGCCGGCGAAGGCGGTCGAGATCCTCGAGGGGCGCGTGCGCGGCCGGACGGTCGTCGACCTCTCACGGTGA